From a single Anaerolineaceae bacterium oral taxon 439 genomic region:
- a CDS encoding CRISPR-associated protein Cas4, with amino-acid sequence MEYAEEDFLMISGIRHFLFCRRRWALVHLEQLWAENYHTILGEIMHENAHDPYLAEKRNDTIVIRALPVSSKRLGLSGECDVVEFQKSPDGIRLHGHRGTYSIYPVEYKKGGPKVEKEDVMQLIAQSLCLEEMFSARVSEGALFYGSTRRRERIPITDELRMEAENVIAEMHQYFSRGYTPKVKTHKRCRGCSLIDLCMPELERASSVNKFIHDKLQEEVAS; translated from the coding sequence ATGGAATACGCTGAAGAAGATTTTCTCATGATCTCTGGCATAAGACATTTCCTGTTCTGTCGAAGACGTTGGGCATTAGTCCACTTGGAACAACTCTGGGCAGAAAATTATCACACGATTCTGGGCGAAATCATGCATGAAAACGCACATGATCCTTACCTGGCAGAGAAGCGCAATGACACAATTGTTATACGTGCGCTGCCAGTCTCTTCAAAGCGGCTTGGGCTCAGCGGCGAATGCGACGTGGTTGAATTTCAGAAATCGCCGGACGGAATTCGTCTCCATGGGCATCGCGGAACCTATTCGATTTATCCGGTTGAGTATAAAAAAGGTGGACCCAAAGTAGAGAAAGAAGACGTTATGCAGCTGATCGCGCAATCGCTCTGTCTTGAGGAGATGTTTTCCGCCCGGGTTTCAGAGGGAGCGCTTTTTTATGGTTCGACGCGACGGAGAGAGAGAATCCCGATTACGGATGAGCTGCGCATGGAAGCTGAAAATGTCATTGCTGAAATGCATCAATATTTCAGCCGCGGATATACGCCCAAGGTCAAGACACACAAAAGATGCCGCGGATGTTCACTGATCGATTTATGCATGCCGGAGCTCGAAAGAGCGAGCAGCGTAAATAAATTCATTCACGATAAGCTTCAGGAAGAAGTCGCCTCATGA
- a CDS encoding CRISPR-associated endonuclease Cas3'', with amino-acid sequence MEYFAHSPKGDIPAQTYRDHVENVHRLANRFAQEAERFATQSKGLLTENTDAGASLHDFGKLLEENQEVLRGDKKSARLPIHHEDAGVAYLLNKEANYAAISVFAHHRGLPDFQKEFNREGNAFRDAQPEVIERTNKELDRIAEIHHQIYDTTITYPTESYEGDQNLFIRLLLSCLTDADHTNTAENYGQYPTLDEMPELQAEERLKQLDAYVKSLETSDPRSHLRSQMYENCRNSVQASQFVSCDSPVGSGKTTAVMAHLLKQASSRGLRRIFVVLPFTTIITQSVDVYRRALTLPGEDPEKVVAELHSRADFEDKETRYLTSLWRSPIIVTTAVAFYETLASNYPSTLRRLHELPGSAFFIDESHASLPLTLLPLAWKWMVKLAEEWSCYWVLGSGSLVEFWKLNRLTEYHPIIPELVPSQLRNQLMQYEKDRITFQRNDQPLSLDEFIDWTQSFPGPRLVIVNTIKCAAVVADELCSRYGRDHIEHLSTALTAADRAITVRRIKARLEDEKDTDWTLVATSCVEAGVDFSFRTGFRQTASLLSLIQASGRVNRHGRYPNAEIWDFTFQDNDSFPNHKGFELSAQILKKYFVNGKEISPALSTKAIEDQITENDSVLRTVHYFLDKEKEMAFETVAKEFNVIEDHTVVAIFDPELIRNVQFGKGNWRLIQNHSFNIRKGKESDMNLKMIAPDIYQWMLDYDDFLGYMKGVLWKEKTKTSFLDF; translated from the coding sequence ATGGAATACTTTGCGCACAGTCCCAAAGGAGACATTCCGGCGCAAACTTATCGGGATCATGTAGAAAACGTTCACCGGCTTGCAAATCGCTTTGCTCAAGAAGCAGAGCGATTTGCAACCCAATCGAAGGGCCTTCTGACCGAAAATACGGATGCCGGCGCCAGTCTCCATGATTTCGGCAAACTTCTCGAAGAAAATCAGGAGGTTTTACGCGGCGATAAAAAAAGCGCCCGCCTCCCAATTCATCATGAAGACGCAGGAGTTGCTTACCTTTTGAACAAAGAAGCGAATTATGCCGCAATTTCCGTCTTTGCGCATCATCGCGGGCTGCCTGACTTTCAAAAAGAATTCAATCGCGAAGGGAACGCGTTTCGAGATGCCCAACCAGAAGTAATCGAGCGGACGAATAAAGAATTGGATCGAATCGCGGAGATTCATCATCAGATTTATGACACTACAATTACATATCCAACGGAATCTTACGAAGGCGATCAGAACCTCTTCATAAGATTGCTTTTATCTTGTCTGACGGACGCGGATCATACAAATACAGCTGAGAATTATGGTCAGTACCCAACGTTGGATGAGATGCCAGAACTCCAAGCGGAAGAGCGTTTGAAACAACTTGACGCGTACGTTAAGTCGTTAGAGACTTCTGATCCGCGCAGCCATCTGCGAAGTCAGATGTATGAAAATTGCCGCAATTCTGTCCAGGCTTCCCAGTTTGTATCCTGCGACAGCCCAGTTGGTTCCGGAAAAACAACGGCCGTTATGGCACACCTGCTGAAACAAGCTTCCTCGCGCGGATTGCGCCGGATATTTGTCGTCCTTCCGTTTACGACAATTATTACACAATCTGTCGACGTTTATCGCCGGGCGCTGACACTGCCCGGGGAGGACCCTGAAAAGGTCGTCGCCGAGCTGCATTCCAGAGCGGATTTCGAAGACAAAGAGACCCGGTATCTAACCAGTTTATGGCGATCGCCAATCATCGTGACAACAGCGGTGGCTTTTTACGAAACGCTGGCGTCGAATTATCCGTCTACGCTTCGACGGCTGCACGAATTGCCAGGATCCGCGTTTTTCATCGACGAATCTCACGCATCGCTGCCTTTAACCCTGCTGCCGCTGGCCTGGAAATGGATGGTTAAACTCGCCGAAGAATGGAGCTGCTATTGGGTCCTTGGGTCAGGCTCCTTAGTTGAATTTTGGAAATTGAACCGACTGACTGAGTATCATCCGATAATTCCCGAGTTGGTACCCTCGCAGCTGCGAAATCAGCTCATGCAATATGAAAAAGACCGGATCACTTTTCAGAGAAACGATCAGCCGTTAAGCCTGGATGAATTCATAGACTGGACCCAATCTTTTCCCGGCCCACGTTTGGTCATCGTCAACACAATCAAGTGTGCTGCGGTTGTCGCAGATGAACTCTGCAGCCGCTATGGGAGAGACCATATTGAGCATCTGTCAACTGCGCTGACCGCGGCGGACAGAGCCATTACAGTTCGGCGTATTAAGGCTCGGTTAGAGGATGAAAAAGATACGGATTGGACGCTGGTAGCAACTTCCTGTGTGGAGGCCGGTGTTGATTTCTCGTTTCGAACAGGATTCCGCCAGACGGCCTCTTTGCTTTCGCTCATTCAAGCATCGGGAAGAGTCAATCGGCATGGACGTTATCCAAACGCTGAAATATGGGATTTTACCTTTCAGGATAACGATTCTTTTCCAAATCATAAGGGGTTTGAGCTGTCCGCGCAGATTCTGAAAAAGTATTTCGTCAATGGCAAAGAAATATCTCCTGCGCTGAGTACAAAAGCCATAGAGGACCAGATCACGGAAAATGACAGCGTTTTAAGAACCGTTCATTATTTTCTTGATAAAGAAAAAGAGATGGCTTTTGAAACGGTAGCGAAAGAATTTAATGTGATTGAAGATCATACGGTTGTCGCGATTTTTGATCCGGAATTGATTCGCAACGTTCAATTCGGCAAAGGGAATTGGCGATTGATCCAGAATCATTCTTTTAATATTCGGAAGGGCAAGGAATCCGACATGAATCTCAAGATGATCGCTCCGGATATTTATCAATGGATGCTTGATTACGACGATTTTCTCGGGTACATGAAAGGGGTTTTATGGAAGGAAAAAACCAAAACCAGTTTTCTTGACTTTTAA
- a CDS encoding CRISPR-associated protein gives MNELIKRATGFLVIEVVNSNPNGDPDRESDPRQRPNGCGEISPVSFKRKLRDLIDDHSAPFFNTLPEKFHNQDRYYILEHRGRDRASITAEMKDGGSFLQSTFVKKYWDARVFGNTFLEKEGDKGFIKTGVVQFGMGVSISPISVQRQTNTNKAGVQEGKNAGMAPLAYRFVEHGVYCMPFYVNPNFAYHSGCTEDDIELLKLLIPHAYEMNRSAIRPDIRIRHAWYMEHKNILGSCPEYLLIEALTPIRRDHKDDPSTCWEDYEDRTSLPENLAVRLASVVDLMG, from the coding sequence ATGAACGAATTGATAAAACGTGCTACTGGTTTTCTTGTCATTGAAGTTGTCAACTCGAATCCGAACGGCGATCCGGATCGCGAGAGCGATCCCCGCCAGCGTCCGAATGGCTGTGGGGAGATTTCTCCGGTTTCTTTCAAACGAAAACTGCGCGACCTGATCGACGATCATTCAGCGCCATTTTTCAATACGCTACCTGAAAAATTCCACAATCAAGACCGGTACTATATCCTGGAACATCGAGGCCGGGATCGAGCCTCGATTACCGCAGAAATGAAAGACGGCGGGAGTTTCCTTCAGAGTACTTTTGTCAAAAAATACTGGGACGCCCGCGTTTTTGGGAACACCTTTTTAGAAAAAGAAGGCGATAAAGGGTTCATCAAAACCGGGGTCGTTCAATTCGGAATGGGCGTATCGATTTCTCCGATCAGCGTTCAACGACAAACCAATACCAATAAAGCCGGCGTTCAGGAAGGAAAAAACGCGGGTATGGCGCCTTTGGCTTACCGATTCGTTGAACATGGCGTATACTGCATGCCGTTCTACGTGAATCCGAATTTTGCGTATCATAGCGGCTGTACAGAGGATGATATCGAGCTGCTGAAGTTATTAATACCGCATGCGTATGAAATGAACCGTTCCGCGATTCGTCCGGATATTCGGATTCGCCATGCCTGGTACATGGAGCACAAGAATATTCTGGGCAGCTGTCCGGAATACCTGTTAATCGAAGCCCTGACGCCGATCCGCCGCGATCATAAAGATGATCCGTCAACCTGCTGGGAAGATTATGAAGATCGGACTTCGCTTCCTGAAAACCTCGCGGTCCGCCTGGCTTCGGTTGTCGACTTAATGGGGTAG
- a CDS encoding CRISPR-associated protein Cas5, whose protein sequence is MWTRPDCGDSPCSYPAPTYSAAKALFEGILWGPAIQIIPRKVELCSPPQFHSYVTNYGGPLRSPDAFTKGNNYQLYATVLLDVCYRLYADVVPNPGKSKMPANALDWDRRTTSPGHAYQEIFNRRLKRGQSFRTLCLGWSEFTASYFGPFRDNTRVHTELPDIPIPSMLREVFSDGYESEFNAIYDTNIFIRNGVLTYPERKETVHD, encoded by the coding sequence ATGTGGACGCGGCCGGATTGCGGCGATTCCCCTTGCAGTTACCCTGCGCCAACCTATTCAGCGGCGAAGGCGCTTTTCGAGGGAATCCTCTGGGGGCCAGCAATTCAAATCATCCCGCGAAAGGTTGAACTCTGTTCCCCGCCGCAATTTCACTCATACGTAACCAATTATGGCGGCCCATTACGGAGTCCGGACGCATTTACAAAAGGGAATAATTATCAGTTGTACGCAACCGTTCTTTTAGACGTCTGTTATCGGCTGTATGCTGACGTTGTTCCAAATCCTGGGAAAAGTAAGATGCCAGCCAATGCATTGGATTGGGATCGGAGAACGACATCCCCGGGACATGCCTATCAGGAAATATTCAACCGGAGGTTAAAACGGGGGCAATCATTCCGAACATTATGCTTAGGATGGAGCGAATTTACAGCATCGTATTTTGGCCCATTCCGGGATAATACGCGAGTCCATACTGAATTACCGGATATTCCGATCCCGTCGATGCTCCGGGAAGTTTTTTCAGACGGATACGAATCAGAATTTAACGCAATTTACGACACGAATATTTTTATTCGAAACGGGGTCTTAACATATCCGGAGCGAAAGGAGACGGTTCATGATTAA